From Kwoniella dendrophila CBS 6074 chromosome 11, complete sequence, a single genomic window includes:
- a CDS encoding glutathione-disulfide reductase, with product MPPITKAQAAEIEEYDYFVIGGGSGGLASARRAASYGAKVGLAESTPRLGGTCVNVGCVPKKVMWYTADIADNLRKAAAYGFGKGDEGVQMAKDFNWTELKHKRDAYIKRLNGIYESNLVKDGVDYHSGFASFIDANTVEIDGLNGEKYQVKAKNITVAVGGRPTIPTEEQIQGAKYGINSDGFFDIEEQPKRVAVVGAGYIAVELAGVFNTLGTETHLIIRHDQVLRTFDPMLSEVLVPYMEKTGMNIHKSSNVKKVEKTSTGSLLVYVDSLGEDKPLEVDVLLWAIGRHANTEKLGLENLNDIKLDKQGDIIADEYQNTNIPNVYAVGDVAGKVLLTPVAIAAGRRLSNRLFGPEKYKNDKLSYENIPSVVFSHPTIGSVGLSEPEAEEKFGKDNIKVYKTSFKAMSFAMLDENHKQPTSYKLVCHGPEEKVVGLHIIGEGSDEMLQGFGVAVKMGATKDDFDSCVAIHPTSSEELVTLR from the exons ATGCCTCCTATAACtaaagctcaagctgctgaaattgaagaata TGATTATTTCGtcattggtggtggatcaggtggtttagcttcTGCT AGACGAGCAGCTTCTTACGGTGCCAAAGTCGGTCTTGCAGAATCCACACCCAGATTAGGTGGTACTTGTGTAAATGTTGG ATGTGTACCCAAGA AGGTCATGTGGTACACTGCCGATATCGCTGATAATCTTAGAAAAGCTGCTGCTTACGGATTTGGTAAAGGCGATGAAGGAGTTCAAATGGCAAAAGATTTCAATTGGACAGAATTGAAACATAAACGAGATGCTTATATCAAGAGATTGAATGGTATTTA CGAAAGTAATTTGGTTAAAGATGGAGTAGATTACCATTCGGGATTCGCCTCATTCATTGATGCTAATACAGTAGAAATTGATGGattaaatggtgaaaaatatcaagttaaagctaaaaatatTACAGTTGCCGTTGGAGGTAGACCAACTATACCTACAGAAGAACAAATTCAAGGTGCAAAATATGGTATAAATTCAGATGGtttctttgatattgaagaacaACCTAAAAGAGTTGCTGTAGTTGGTGCAGGTTATATTGCCGTTGAATTAGCAGGTGTATTTAATACTTTAGGTACAGAAACTCATTTAATTATTAGACATGATCAAGTTTTAAGAACTTTTGATCCTATGTTATCTGAAGTTTTAGTTCCTTATATGG AAAAAACCGGTATGAATATacataaatcatcaaatgttaaaaaagttgaaaaaacTTCAACTGGATCATTATTAGTTTATGTAGATtcattaggtgaagataaacCATTAGAAGTTGATGTTTTATTATGGGCAATTGGTAGACATGCAAATACAGAAAAATTAGGATTAGAAAATTTAAATGATATAAAATTAGATAAACAAGGTGATATAATTGCagatgaatatcaaaatacaaatataccaAATGTTTATGCTGTTGGTGATGTTGCTGGAAAAGTTTTATTAACTCCTGTAGCTATTGCTGCAGGtagaagattatcaaatagATTATTTGGTCCTGAAAAAtataaaaatgataaattgtCTTATGAAAATATTCCTTCAGTAGTTTTCTC TCACCCAACTATAGGTTCAGTAGGtttatctgaacctgaagcagAAGAGAAATTCGGTAAAGACAATATCAAAGTATACAAGACCTCT TTCAAAGCTATGTCATTTGCCATGTTAGATGAAAATCACAAACAACCAACTTCATATAAATTAGTTTGTCATGGTcctgaagaaaaagttgTCGGATTACACATTATCGGTGAAGGTAGTGATGAAATGTTACAAGGTT TCGGTGTAGCAGTTAAAATGGGTGCTactaaagatgatttcgatTCATGTGTTGCTATTC ATCCTACATCTTCCGAAGAATTAGTTACACTTAGATAG